In Gemmobacter sp. 24YEA27, a genomic segment contains:
- a CDS encoding chorismate mutase: MQKPEDCSTMAEIRAGIDALDQELVRLFALRARFIDRAASIKAGVDLPARIPSRVEEVVANVRAHAAREGLPPDLVEKLWRRLIDWSIAREESHLGPDSLRDRNG, from the coding sequence ATGCAAAAGCCGGAAGACTGCTCGACCATGGCGGAAATCCGCGCCGGAATTGATGCGCTGGATCAGGAACTGGTCCGGCTGTTCGCTCTGAGGGCGCGGTTTATCGACCGGGCGGCGTCGATCAAGGCCGGGGTGGATCTGCCTGCACGGATCCCCTCCCGGGTTGAGGAAGTGGTGGCCAATGTCCGCGCCCATGCCGCGCGTGAAGGCCTGCCCCCCGACCTGGTGGAGAAGCTTTGGCGGCGGCTGATCGACTGGTCGATCGCGCGTGAGGAAAGCCACCTGGGGCCGGACAGCCTCAGGGACAGGAACGGATAA
- a CDS encoding formate--tetrahydrofolate ligase: protein MAFKSDIEIAREAKKKPIMEIGSKLGIPSEHLLPYGHDKAKVGQEFIRSLEGKPDGKLILVTAINPTPAGEGKTTTTVGLGDGLNRIGKKAVICIREASLGPNFGMKGGAAGGGMAQVVPMEEMNLHFTGDFHAITAAHNLLSCMIDNHIYWGNELDIDERRIAWRRVMDMNDRALRDAVISLGGVSNGFPRQTGFDITVASEVMAILCLSKDLEDLQKRLGDIIVAYTREKKPVYCRDIKADGAMTVLLKDAMQPNLVQTLENNPAFVHGGPFANIAHGCNSVIATRTALKLGEYVVTEAGFGADLGAEKFFDIKCRKAGLKPSAAVIVATVRAMKMNGGVAKADLGAENVDAVKKGCPNLGRHIANVKGFGVPVVVAINHFYSDTDAEVEAVKAYVAEQGAEAILCKHWAQGSAGIEDLAKKVVELAEGGKSNFAPLYPDDMGLFAKIETIAKRIYHAGEVIADKSVRDQLKAWEAAGYGNLPVCMAKTQYSFSTDPNLRGAPEGHTIPVREVRLSAGAGFVVAICGEIMTMPGLPRVPAAETIRLNEAGQVEGLF, encoded by the coding sequence ATGGCGTTTAAGTCTGATATCGAGATTGCACGGGAAGCGAAGAAAAAGCCGATCATGGAGATCGGCTCGAAGCTGGGGATCCCGTCCGAGCATCTGCTGCCTTACGGCCATGACAAGGCCAAGGTCGGCCAGGAGTTCATCCGTTCGCTGGAAGGCAAGCCTGATGGCAAGCTGATCCTCGTGACCGCGATCAACCCGACCCCGGCGGGCGAAGGCAAGACCACCACCACCGTGGGTCTGGGCGATGGCCTGAACCGCATCGGCAAAAAAGCGGTGATCTGTATCCGCGAGGCCTCGCTTGGCCCGAATTTCGGCATGAAGGGTGGCGCAGCCGGTGGCGGCATGGCCCAGGTCGTGCCGATGGAGGAGATGAACCTCCACTTCACCGGTGACTTCCACGCGATCACGGCCGCGCATAACCTGCTGTCCTGCATGATCGACAACCACATTTACTGGGGCAATGAGCTCGACATCGACGAGCGCCGCATCGCATGGCGCCGCGTGATGGATATGAATGACCGCGCGCTGCGTGATGCGGTCATCTCGCTTGGTGGCGTCTCGAACGGCTTCCCGCGTCAGACCGGCTTTGACATCACCGTGGCCTCGGAAGTCATGGCGATCCTCTGCCTGTCGAAGGATCTGGAAGACCTGCAAAAACGTCTGGGCGACATCATCGTGGCTTACACCCGCGAGAAAAAGCCGGTCTATTGCCGCGACATCAAAGCCGATGGCGCGATGACGGTGCTGCTGAAAGACGCGATGCAGCCGAACCTGGTGCAGACGCTGGAAAACAATCCGGCCTTTGTCCATGGCGGCCCGTTCGCGAATATCGCGCATGGCTGTAACTCGGTGATCGCGACCCGCACCGCGCTGAAGCTTGGCGAATATGTGGTGACGGAAGCCGGTTTCGGGGCTGACCTTGGTGCCGAGAAGTTCTTCGACATCAAATGCCGCAAGGCCGGCCTGAAGCCTTCGGCTGCCGTGATCGTGGCCACGGTTCGCGCGATGAAGATGAATGGCGGCGTGGCGAAAGCCGATCTCGGCGCTGAAAACGTTGATGCGGTGAAGAAGGGCTGTCCGAACCTTGGCCGTCACATCGCAAACGTCAAAGGCTTTGGCGTTCCGGTTGTGGTTGCCATCAACCACTTCTATTCGGACACCGATGCCGAGGTCGAAGCGGTCAAAGCCTATGTCGCGGAACAGGGCGCCGAAGCGATCCTGTGCAAGCACTGGGCCCAGGGCTCGGCCGGGATCGAAGATCTGGCGAAGAAAGTCGTCGAGCTGGCCGAAGGCGGCAAGTCCAATTTCGCTCCGCTCTACCCGGATGATATGGGGCTTTTCGCCAAGATCGAGACCATCGCCAAGCGCATCTATCACGCAGGCGAAGTCATTGCCGACAAGTCGGTGCGTGACCAGCTGAAGGCCTGGGAAGCTGCCGGGTACGGCAATCTGCCGGTCTGCATGGCGAAAACCCAGTACAGCTTCTCGACCGATCCGAATCTGCGCGGCGCGCCCGAAGGCCATACGATCCCGGTCCGCGAAGTGCGTCTGTCGGCTGGTGCCGGTTTCGTCGTGGCGATCTGCGGTGAGATCATGACCATGCCGGGCCTGCCGCGCGTGCCGGCAGCTGAGACCATCCGCCTCAATGAAGCGGGCCAGGTTGAAGGTCTGTTCTGA
- a CDS encoding 1-phosphofructokinase family hexose kinase, whose product MSDQAPILTLTLNPALDMATDVAEMLPGCKLRCSEPMLDPGGGGLNVSRAILALGGDSLALVAIGGLTGDRLSGLIREAGVTFLSLPGPGETRQSLTVTEATSGQQFRFMLPGPLWGETERNRVFTLLRATSRPGGYSVISGSQPPGVPADFPAQLAAAMPGCRVVLDTSGTPLTEAVRAPIPGLEVLRMDAEEAESLTGHALESREATADFAQDLVRRGVAQKVVVARGAEGNILATAERRLFANAPKVKVKSAVGAGDSFVAGLVLSFARGQNDDEALALAAAAAAAAVSTDATQLCRPADVMRLRPGVTVVEI is encoded by the coding sequence ATGAGCGACCAGGCCCCGATCCTGACCCTGACCCTCAATCCGGCGCTGGATATGGCAACGGATGTGGCCGAGATGCTCCCGGGCTGCAAGCTGCGCTGTTCCGAGCCGATGCTTGATCCCGGGGGCGGCGGGCTGAATGTCAGCCGGGCGATTCTCGCGCTTGGCGGTGACAGTCTGGCTTTGGTGGCGATCGGAGGGCTGACCGGCGACCGGCTCTCGGGCCTGATCCGCGAGGCGGGGGTGACCTTCCTCTCGCTGCCCGGCCCGGGCGAGACGCGGCAATCCCTGACGGTTACCGAAGCGACCAGTGGCCAGCAGTTTCGCTTCATGCTGCCCGGCCCGCTCTGGGGCGAGACTGAGCGCAACCGGGTTTTCACGCTTTTGCGCGCAACCTCGCGCCCCGGCGGCTATTCGGTCATCTCCGGCAGCCAGCCGCCCGGCGTTCCGGCGGATTTTCCGGCTCAGCTTGCCGCCGCGATGCCGGGTTGCCGGGTGGTGCTGGATACATCGGGCACCCCCCTGACCGAGGCTGTGCGCGCGCCGATCCCGGGGCTCGAAGTCCTGCGGATGGATGCGGAAGAGGCCGAAAGCCTGACGGGGCACGCGCTGGAAAGCCGCGAGGCGACGGCTGATTTTGCGCAAGACCTCGTCCGGCGCGGCGTGGCGCAAAAGGTGGTGGTCGCGCGCGGGGCCGAAGGCAATATCCTCGCCACCGCAGAGCGCCGCCTCTTCGCCAATGCCCCAAAGGTTAAGGTGAAATCAGCGGTCGGGGCAGGGGACAGCTTCGTCGCGGGCCTCGTCCTCTCGTTCGCGCGCGGGCAGAACGATGATGAGGCGCTGGCCCTCGCGGCTGCCGCTGCGGCTGCGGCTGTCTCGACCGATGCGACACAGCTCTGCCGCCCGGCAGATGTTATGCGCCTGCGGCCCGGCGTCACGGTGGTGGAAATCTGA
- a CDS encoding peptidoglycan DD-metalloendopeptidase family protein has product MTSARGSFVWGGFVLALMLAPPMTRAQEAEPDETAAALPVAEPAMTTDAGLTVSDQAARASGQLRDAVAAMEAATTGRTQVAALTQTVRAYEEGLAALREALRQAELREEVLKLRFNAKRDRVGQLVSALAQMEQNRGPLLLIHPAGPLGTARSGMLVAEVTPLIQAEADQLRRELQELADLRALQVSAGQHLTDGLASAQAARTALSKAISARTDLPKRFTDDPVILRALLESADTLDSFAAGLIETSTDGAAPRPFVTAMGVLPLPVVGSLIRRPDEADGAGVRRPGMTLATRPRALVTAPWPGTIRYLGPLLDYGNVIILELGDGYLLVLGGLGTVYGEVGEVVATGAPLGLMGGSDGSGSAPEPTEQAPLAPNGSKSGAGAEATETLYLELRMGATAVDPTEWFAATASTGD; this is encoded by the coding sequence ATGACGTCCGCGCGCGGCTCTTTTGTCTGGGGCGGTTTCGTGCTCGCGCTGATGCTGGCGCCGCCGATGACCCGCGCCCAGGAGGCAGAGCCGGACGAGACGGCAGCCGCGCTGCCTGTGGCAGAGCCTGCGATGACGACCGATGCCGGGCTGACGGTTTCCGACCAGGCGGCGCGCGCCTCTGGCCAGCTGCGCGACGCGGTGGCGGCAATGGAGGCGGCGACCACGGGCCGCACCCAGGTGGCCGCGCTGACCCAGACCGTGCGTGCCTATGAGGAAGGCCTTGCCGCGCTGCGCGAAGCCCTGCGTCAGGCGGAACTGCGCGAGGAAGTGCTGAAACTGCGCTTCAACGCCAAGCGCGACCGCGTGGGTCAGCTGGTCTCGGCGCTGGCGCAGATGGAACAGAACCGCGGGCCCTTATTGCTGATCCACCCGGCAGGGCCGCTTGGCACTGCCCGCTCGGGCATGCTGGTGGCCGAAGTCACGCCGCTGATCCAGGCCGAGGCCGATCAGCTGCGCCGCGAACTTCAGGAACTGGCCGATCTCAGGGCGCTGCAGGTCTCTGCCGGGCAGCATCTGACCGACGGGCTCGCCTCGGCCCAGGCAGCACGTACCGCGCTGTCAAAGGCAATCTCGGCGCGCACCGATCTGCCCAAACGCTTCACCGATGATCCGGTGATCCTGCGCGCTTTGCTGGAAAGCGCCGATACGCTGGACAGTTTCGCCGCCGGGCTGATCGAGACCTCGACCGATGGCGCGGCACCCCGCCCCTTTGTCACCGCGATGGGCGTATTGCCTTTGCCGGTGGTGGGCAGCCTGATCCGGCGCCCCGATGAGGCCGATGGCGCCGGTGTGCGCCGCCCCGGCATGACGCTTGCCACAAGGCCCCGCGCGCTGGTCACCGCCCCCTGGCCCGGCACCATCCGCTATCTCGGTCCACTGCTCGACTACGGAAATGTGATCATCCTCGAGCTCGGTGACGGCTATCTTCTGGTTCTGGGCGGGCTCGGAACGGTTTATGGCGAAGTGGGCGAAGTTGTCGCAACCGGCGCCCCGCTTGGCCTGATGGGCGGCAGTGACGGCAGCGGTTCCGCGCCGGAACCCACCGAACAGGCGCCGCTTGCGCCGAACGGATCGAAAAGCGGGGCTGGTGCAGAAGCCACGGAAACGCTTTACTTGGAACTGAGAATGGGGGCCACTGCGGTCGATCCGACCGAATGGTTCGCCGCCACTGCCTCGACAGGAGACTGA
- the gpmI gene encoding 2,3-bisphosphoglycerate-independent phosphoglycerate mutase: MSVPKPVVLCILDGWGIGPDPATSAPAQAHIPTFRNLMATRPSSTLVTFGPDVGLPSGQMGNSEVGHTNIGAGRVVAMDLGQIDLAIETGSFGAEPALRQFIAALEASGGTAHLAGLCSPGGVHAHQAHLIEAAKIIAAEGVKVVIHAITDGRDVAPSSAASQIAAIEAALPPSVKIVTVTGRYFAMDRDNRWERVQTAYEAMVHGKGVAGTSAGQAIAQAYAAGLTDEFIPATVIGDYQGMKDGDGLFFLNFRADRAREILAAIGQPDFDGFDPGRRPQLVAHLGMVDYSEAHNHYMTTMFPKQDIVNTLGEWVAKQGKTQFRLAETEKYPHVTFFLNGGREEPFPGEDRFMPQSPKVATYDLQPEMSAPEVTAKFVEAIEKGYDLIVVNYANPDMVGHTGKIGAAVKACEAVDQGLTAALAALEKAGGAMVICADHGNCDVMTDPVTHQPHTAHTLNPVPVILVGGPTGIQGGAHLRSGGRLADLAPTLLDLMGLEKPAEMTGESLILR; encoded by the coding sequence ATGTCTGTTCCCAAACCCGTCGTTTTATGCATCCTCGACGGATGGGGGATCGGGCCGGACCCGGCAACCTCGGCCCCGGCCCAGGCCCATATTCCGACCTTTCGCAACCTGATGGCCACGCGGCCCAGTTCCACCCTTGTGACCTTTGGCCCCGATGTCGGGCTGCCATCCGGGCAGATGGGAAATTCCGAGGTTGGCCATACCAATATCGGCGCGGGCCGCGTGGTGGCGATGGATCTCGGCCAGATCGACCTGGCCATCGAGACCGGCTCTTTCGGCGCAGAACCGGCACTCAGGCAGTTCATTGCGGCGCTTGAGGCCTCGGGCGGCACCGCGCATCTGGCGGGGCTTTGCTCGCCCGGCGGTGTCCATGCCCATCAGGCGCATCTGATCGAGGCCGCGAAGATCATCGCGGCGGAAGGCGTGAAAGTGGTGATCCATGCGATCACCGACGGGCGCGATGTGGCGCCCTCTTCCGCCGCGAGCCAGATCGCTGCGATCGAGGCCGCGCTGCCGCCTTCGGTGAAGATCGTCACCGTCACCGGGCGCTATTTCGCGATGGACCGCGACAATCGCTGGGAGCGTGTGCAGACCGCCTATGAGGCGATGGTGCATGGCAAGGGTGTGGCGGGGACAAGCGCCGGTCAGGCGATTGCCCAGGCCTATGCTGCGGGCCTGACCGATGAATTCATCCCCGCGACCGTGATCGGCGATTACCAAGGGATGAAAGACGGCGACGGGCTTTTCTTCCTGAACTTCCGCGCCGACCGCGCGCGCGAGATCCTCGCCGCCATCGGCCAGCCGGATTTCGACGGCTTTGACCCCGGCCGCCGCCCGCAGCTGGTCGCGCACCTCGGCATGGTCGATTATTCCGAGGCCCATAACCACTACATGACCACGATGTTTCCCAAACAGGATATCGTGAACACGCTGGGCGAATGGGTGGCGAAACAGGGCAAGACCCAGTTCCGCCTCGCGGAAACCGAGAAATATCCGCATGTAACCTTCTTCCTCAATGGCGGCCGCGAAGAGCCCTTCCCCGGTGAAGACCGCTTCATGCCGCAATCGCCGAAAGTGGCGACCTATGATCTGCAACCCGAGATGTCGGCGCCGGAGGTTACCGCGAAATTCGTCGAAGCCATTGAAAAAGGCTATGACCTGATCGTCGTGAACTACGCCAATCCCGATATGGTCGGCCATACCGGCAAGATCGGGGCCGCCGTAAAGGCCTGCGAGGCGGTGGATCAGGGCCTGACGGCTGCGCTTGCCGCCCTGGAAAAAGCCGGTGGCGCCATGGTGATCTGTGCCGATCACGGCAATTGCGATGTGATGACCGATCCGGTCACGCATCAGCCCCATACTGCCCATACGCTGAACCCGGTACCGGTGATCCTGGTCGGCGGCCCGACCGGCATTCAGGGCGGCGCGCATCTGCGCAGCGGTGGCAGGCTGGCGGATCTCGCGCCGACACTGCTGGATCTGATGGGGCTGGAAAAACCTGCCGAGATGACCGGCGAAAGCCTGATCCTGCGATGA